The sequence TTCGAACAGGCCAGCGCTTTTGCCGAATCGCTCGGGGTGAAATATATCGTTATCAAAACCGATGAACTTGCGGATGCCGAATTTACGGCCAATCCGATCGACCGGTGCTATCACTGCAAGCACAAGCTTTTCGAGAAATTATCGGAAATCGCCCGCGAACATAAAATCAAATGGCTCCTCGACGGCGCCAATTTCGATGATCTCAGCGACTACCGCCCCGGCGCCAGAGCGGCGGGTGAATTCGGCGTTATCAGCCCGCTGAAAGAAGCGGGGCTGACCAAAGACGAGATCAGGATTCTCTCGAAAGAGTTGAATCTTCCCACGTGGGACAAACCGGCCTCGCCCTGCCTGGCGTCGAGAGTCCCCTATGGGCAGGTTATCACGCCGGAAAAACTGTCGCGGATCGGACAGTCGGAAGAGTACCTTCGGACATTGGGGGTACGGGAACTGCGGGTGCGTGATCATGATGATGTGGCCCGGATCGAGATACCGCCGGAAAGTATCAATCTTTTTCTCGATGAATCAATCCGTGAGAAAATCATTGATAAATTGAAGTCTTTCGGTTATAAATATGTGGCGCTGGATTTGCAGGGATTTCGATCCGGCAGTCTGAATGAAGTCCTGAAAAACAGATCCACCCGGCAAGAATGAACAAAGACAAGATAAAGCAGCTTCTTCAGGATTTGCATGACGGCAAAATGGATGTCGATCACGCAATGCATCTTCTGAAAGGTTTCCCCTACGAAGATCTCGGTTTTGCCAAGATCGACACTCATCGCGGTATCAGAAGGGGTTTTCCCGAAGTAATTTTCTGCCAGGGCAAGACCATCGAACAAATCATTGCCATAATCAATCGCTTGTCGGAATCCGAGCATCTGGTCATGGCCACCCGCGCTTCAAAAGAAATTTTCGACGCGGTCGATAAGGTGCGCGATGATGCATCCTACCATGAAGCCGCCAGAGTTATCCTGATCGGCAAAATGCCCGAAAAGAAAACGGACAGGTCCGTTGCGGTGATCAGCGCCGGGACTTCGGATATCCCGGTGGCCGAAGAAGCGGCGGTGACGGCCGAGGTGATGGGCAACCCGGTCGAGCGGCTG comes from candidate division Zixibacteria bacterium HGW-Zixibacteria-1 and encodes:
- a CDS encoding TIGR00268 family protein, producing MQSIKQYQEKANHPKGLAAKVQKLMKQLASLDSALIAYSGGVDSTFLLKIGADVLKDKLTAVTSHSEVTPPGDFEQASAFAESLGVKYIVIKTDELADAEFTANPIDRCYHCKHKLFEKLSEIAREHKIKWLLDGANFDDLSDYRPGARAAGEFGVISPLKEAGLTKDEIRILSKELNLPTWDKPASPCLASRVPYGQVITPEKLSRIGQSEEYLRTLGVRELRVRDHDDVARIEIPPESINLFLDESIREKIIDKLKSFGYKYVALDLQGFRSGSLNEVLKNRSTRQE
- a CDS encoding 1-(5-phosphoribosyl)-5-amino-4-imidazole-carboxylate carboxylase, translating into MNKDKIKQLLQDLHDGKMDVDHAMHLLKGFPYEDLGFAKIDTHRGIRRGFPEVIFCQGKTIEQIIAIINRLSESEHLVMATRASKEIFDAVDKVRDDASYHEAARVILIGKMPEKKTDRSVAVISAGTSDIPVAEEAAVTAEVMGNPVERLYDIGVAGVHRLLDNKEKLFSANVIVVVAGMEGALASVVGGLVDRPVVAVPTSIGYGASFSGIAPLLSMLNSCAPGVAVMNIDNGFGGGYFAGLINLMGEKS